A stretch of the Arachis stenosperma cultivar V10309 chromosome 6, arast.V10309.gnm1.PFL2, whole genome shotgun sequence genome encodes the following:
- the LOC130935290 gene encoding uncharacterized protein LOC130935290 isoform X2: MKSAPSKGPLVGGTLTVIVTIEQDRKGRSDVMREEIRSATDALASVVEGVRRPRSIIRVVAVNYFSPALEKFQKCFCFHLATVIAIVDDIAAAEGHRRYCCGCCHKLGIKGTIALNSAIATSSDTGLKTQFEAASD, translated from the exons ATGAAGTCGGCGCCATCGAAGGGGCCACTGGTGGGAGGAACCCTAACTGTCATCGTTACCATCGAACAGGACAGGAAGGGTAGGAGTGACGTGATGAGAGAAGAGATTCGTTCTGCCACTGATGCACTTGCTAGTGTTGTTGAGGGAGTCCGCCGTCCGAGAAGCATCATCCGCGTTGTTGCTGTGAACTATTTCAGCCCTGCCCTG GAAAAATTCCAAAAATGTTTTTGTTTCCATCTAGCCACTGTTATCGCGATTGTTGATGACATCGCTGCTGCAGAGGGTCATCGGCGTTACTGTTGCGGTTGCTGCCACAAATTAGGAATAAAAGGAACTATTGCGTTAAATTCTGCAATTGCGACATCGAG tgacacaggtttgaAGACGCAATTTGAAGCTGCGAGCGATTAG